CACGGCTTCGGCCTGGCCGTCGGCACCAACGTCGGCACCGTCACGCTCGACGTCCGCACCATCGATACCACCACCGGCGCCATCACCGCCGCCCTGCGCAAGACCGGCGCGGCCAGCCGCGCCATCGCCGGCGCCGTTTACGAAGGAACCGTGATCGGCACGACGCAGTACGGCGGCGTCGGTTCGCAGGCCGCCATGAAGGCCGTCAAGCGCACCGTGCGCGAGCTGGAGCGCCGCATCGGCGGCGTCGCGTACCACGTCATCAAAGTCACGCCGCAGCGCGCGCTCATCGACATGGGCTCCGCCAAGGGCGCGGCCAAAGGAGACCTTTACGGCGTTTACGAGGAGGGCGAACCCATCCGCGCCATCGACGGCTCCATCATCGACGCCGAAAAAGTCTACCACGCCCTCGTCAAAGTCGTCGAAGTCAAGCCGAACTACAGCCTCTGCGCCTACGTGAAGGGCAAAGGCGGCCCCGCCTCCATCCGCGTCGGCGACCTGCTCGATGAGATCGACCCCGGCGAGAGCGCGCGCAGTCTTCCTGTCGCTGCCGAACGCCTTGTTCCCGACGCGCCGCCCGACCCCAGCGGCGAACCGCCGCTGCTCGGACAGGGGGCAGGCGCGCCGCCCAAGAAACCGTCGCCCGACGCGCCGCTGCCGAAAGGCGGGCGTGCCGGCAAAGTCCTCCCGCCGGGAACGTACGCCGACGAAGGCGGCCCCGTCTTCAGGGACAATCCTCCCGTAAACGTGAATACCTGCGCCGACGACCGGCTGTTCAGCGCCTACAACCTGCCGGCCAACCGTCTCTCGAACCTGCGCATCATCTATCGCAACGGGCAGAGATCCTACAAGGCCGGCCAGTACCGCAGCGCTTACTCCATGTTCAACCGCAGCGCCCGCGAAAACGGTTTCGACCTGCTCAACGCCTACTGGGCCGGTATGTCGGCCCTGAAGTGCGGCGACAAGAAGAACGCTCGCAAATGTTTCGACGCCGTTCTCGCCGTCAACCCAAATTATCAGCCCGCACAGAAAGCGATCAAACAACTCGAGTAGAACCACCCCAACGAAAAGATCCGAAAAACTCCTTTTGGCAGCGCAAGGAGTTTTTCGGATCTTTTCGTTTTTTTATTGTGCGGCGTCGGGCAAGGCACGATCGATACCAAATTTCAACGAAAAGGCATCACCGAAAATGCCGCGTTTTACGCTTTCTTGTTCATCTTCATGCATCGGCCGATCACGTCGCCGGTGCGCAGATATTCATAGGTGGGCATTTCGAACAGGACGGGCTTGAGAACGCGGTAGTCGACTCGCCCCCGTTCGTCGAGCACGCTTTCATCGGCAAAGGTGTTCTTGATAGTGATGATGAAGTTGTCAAAACCGCTCGTCTCGTACGTGTCCTCAAGGACGCATTCCATGGTGACGCGCGCGGCGTCGAGCAGCGGCGCGCCGGTCTCGCCGACGGTGTAATCGAACCAGCCTGATTTGTCTACCTTGGCGCCGCTCGCACACCCCGCCGCGTCGGCTTTTTCGAGCCAGGATTCCTCGACGACGTTCACCGAAAGCGCGCCGTTGGTGCGAATACCCCGGTTGGTGTAATGAGCCGTGACGAGACTGATCATTATGCGGTCATGCCCCATGATGCCTACGTGACCGGCCCCACCAGCCAGTTGGGTTTGCCGCCGACCATCGCCCCGACGACGACCAGAGGCGTCGGATAGAGCGCCATTTGCGAGCCGATGTTTTTCTTCATTGTTGAAGCCCCTTTCCTGAAAATGATCTTGCCCCATCGGGCTGACGACTTCATTGTAAACCTTCAAGTCAACTCCATGGCAAAGCTTTTTTCGCGGGTTTTCCGATGAAGTTCTCGCCCTATGGCCGTTCCGGGACTCTTGACCTGAAGGTCGCTCAAACCTTTATAATAAGCCGACAAAAGCAAAGTCGTGCGAAAAGGCCTTTACGGCGGATATGTCATAACGAAAGGAGATTTTAACATGAGAAATCTGTACGCGCTGATAATCGGTCTGGCCGCGTTGGCGGCTCTCTGGGCGCTGCCCGCGGCGGCGGAACCGGCGAAGGGAAAGACGCTGATCGTTTTCTATTCGTGGGGGGGCAATACGCGCGACATCGCCCGCGCCATCCAGAAGAAGACCGGCGCCGACATCTTCGAAATAGAGCTGGTCAAACCCTACTCCGACGATTACAACACGGTGCTGCGGGAAGCGCAGCGCGACCAGCGCGCCCAAGCCCGTCCGGAGATCAAGGGCAAAGTGCCCGACATGGCGAAATACGACACGATCCTGCTCGGCTACCCCCAACTGGTGGGCGTCGATCCCCATGCCGATCGCCACGTTCCTCGAGAGCTACGACTTCGCCGGCAAAAAGGTTTCGCCCTTCTGCAGCAACGGCGGCGGCCGCCTCGGCCAGAGCGTTTCCGCCATCACCAAGCTGATCCCCGCAGCCGTCGTGCAGAACCCTC
The window above is part of the Pyramidobacter piscolens W5455 genome. Proteins encoded here:
- a CDS encoding CsgG/HfaB family protein, which codes for MKRTRTLCAAALLVSGVLLSPAAAVIRIGVDRFRSGAPGVSPDVADALTEMFITELSNSGSFQVYERTALEKVAREQRLSMSGLVSESTLVKVGRLAGVEWIITGAVTQSDEKQTGGVLPIHGFGLAVGTNVGTVTLDVRTIDTTTGAITAALRKTGAASRAIAGAVYEGTVIGTTQYGGVGSQAAMKAVKRTVRELERRIGGVAYHVIKVTPQRALIDMGSAKGAAKGDLYGVYEEGEPIRAIDGSIIDAEKVYHALVKVVEVKPNYSLCAYVKGKGGPASIRVGDLLDEIDPGESARSLPVAAERLVPDAPPDPSGEPPLLGQGAGAPPKKPSPDAPLPKGGRAGKVLPPGTYADEGGPVFRDNPPVNVNTCADDRLFSAYNLPANRLSNLRIIYRNGQRSYKAGQYRSAYSMFNRSARENGFDLLNAYWAGMSALKCGDKKNARKCFDAVLAVNPNYQPAQKAIKQLE
- a CDS encoding flavin reductase family protein, encoding MISLVTAHYTNRGIRTNGALSVNVVEESWLEKADAAGCASGAKVDKSGWFDYTVGETGAPLLDAARVTMECVLEDTYETSGFDNFIITIKNTFADESVLDERGRVDYRVLKPVLFEMPTYEYLRTGDVIGRCMKMNKKA
- a CDS encoding flavodoxin, with protein sequence MPIATFLESYDFAGKKVSPFCSNGGGRLGQSVSAITKLIPAAVVQNPLSIYYDGGSSLSADLDAWLKKNGF